The Takifugu rubripes chromosome 7, fTakRub1.2, whole genome shotgun sequence genome has a segment encoding these proteins:
- the LOC101067457 gene encoding vitelline membrane outer layer protein 1 isoform X2 produces the protein MARALAAVALLALLSVGLCEEKTFLQRAGTAFNSRSYKSILSVTNGEKFGDWTWPEMCPETFYAVGFSLRVESNQFGMDDTALNGIRLICAQDGDRSFLYSIESHTGYFGEWSHSMYCPSGYLTSFQIRVEPHQGLFGDDTAVNNIKFRCSSNPMLEGPGMSWGEYGQWSQECQDGGICGIESKMEAYQYGLDDSTLNDVRFHCCSVPQK, from the exons ATGGCGCGTGCGCTCGCTGCTGTGGCCTTGCTGGCTCTGCTCTCCGTTGGCTTGTGCGAGGAGAAGACGTTTCTGCAGCGTGCTGGCACAGCCTTCAACAGCAGATCCTACAAATCCATCCTCAGCGTCACCAATGGAGAGAAGTTTGGAGACTGGACATGGCCCGAGATGTGTCCTGAAACCTTCTACGCAGTTGGCTTCAGTCTCAGG GTGGAGTCCAACCAGTTTGGCATGGACGATACCGCCCTGAACGGCATCCGCCTCATTTGTGCCCAAGACGGAGACAGAAGCTTCCTGTACTCCATTGAATCTCACACTGGCTA CTTTGGTGAGTGGTCCCACAGCATGTACTGCCCCTCCGGCTACCTCACCTCCTTCCAGATCCGCGTGGAGCCCCATCAGGGTCTGTTCGGCGACGACACGGCGGTCAACAACATCAAGTTCCGCTGCAGCAGCAACCCGATGCTGGAGGGACCCGGCATGTCCTGGGGGGAGTACGGCCAGTGGAGCCAGGAATGCCAGGACGGGGGGATCTGTGGTATTGAGAGCAAGATGGAGGCGTACCAGTACGGCCTTGACGACAGCACCCTCAACGACGTCCGCTTCCACTGCTGCTCCGTGCCACAGAAG TGA
- the LOC101067457 gene encoding vitelline membrane outer layer protein 1 isoform X1: protein MARALAAVALLALLSVGLCEEKTFLQRAGTAFNSRSYKSILSVTNGEKFGDWTWPEMCPETFYAVGFSLRVESNQFGMDDTALNGIRLICAQDGDRSFLYSIESHTGYFGEWSHSMYCPSGYLTSFQIRVEPHQGLFGDDTAVNNIKFRCSSNPMLEGPGMSWGEYGQWSQECQDGGICGIESKMEAYQYGLDDSTLNDVRFHCCSVPQKVGGTAD, encoded by the exons ATGGCGCGTGCGCTCGCTGCTGTGGCCTTGCTGGCTCTGCTCTCCGTTGGCTTGTGCGAGGAGAAGACGTTTCTGCAGCGTGCTGGCACAGCCTTCAACAGCAGATCCTACAAATCCATCCTCAGCGTCACCAATGGAGAGAAGTTTGGAGACTGGACATGGCCCGAGATGTGTCCTGAAACCTTCTACGCAGTTGGCTTCAGTCTCAGG GTGGAGTCCAACCAGTTTGGCATGGACGATACCGCCCTGAACGGCATCCGCCTCATTTGTGCCCAAGACGGAGACAGAAGCTTCCTGTACTCCATTGAATCTCACACTGGCTA CTTTGGTGAGTGGTCCCACAGCATGTACTGCCCCTCCGGCTACCTCACCTCCTTCCAGATCCGCGTGGAGCCCCATCAGGGTCTGTTCGGCGACGACACGGCGGTCAACAACATCAAGTTCCGCTGCAGCAGCAACCCGATGCTGGAGGGACCCGGCATGTCCTGGGGGGAGTACGGCCAGTGGAGCCAGGAATGCCAGGACGGGGGGATCTGTGGTATTGAGAGCAAGATGGAGGCGTACCAGTACGGCCTTGACGACAGCACCCTCAACGACGTCCGCTTCCACTGCTGCTCCGTGCCACAGAAGGTGGGAGGGACGGCTGATTAG